The following proteins come from a genomic window of Streptomyces sp. NBC_00539:
- a CDS encoding peptidase inhibitor family I36 protein translates to MRTRHLRTLLVFGAAVLTALGTTTPAQALPACPSNAICLWRFQDGTGDLYVWRGGYVDLPGKFVDHVYSFRANRTGAFIDWAKGKECHSVRKGDYGSNYGSRFGSKMDAVGDNC, encoded by the coding sequence ATGAGGACACGTCACCTGCGCACCCTGCTGGTCTTCGGCGCTGCGGTACTGACCGCACTCGGCACCACGACGCCTGCTCAGGCGCTGCCGGCATGCCCGAGCAATGCCATCTGCTTGTGGAGGTTCCAGGACGGGACCGGTGACCTCTACGTGTGGCGGGGCGGCTATGTGGACCTGCCCGGCAAGTTCGTCGACCACGTCTACTCCTTCCGGGCCAACAGGACCGGCGCGTTCATCGACTGGGCGAAGGGCAAGGAGTGCCACTCGGTCCGCAAGGGCGACTACGGCAGCAACTACGGTTCGCGCTTCGGGTCAAAGATGGATGCGGTCGGTGACAACTGCTGA